ATGAAGATGATGCCGTCATTGAGCAACTGCAGATGTCAATGACTGAACTGCACAAGATGAAATTTGACCTTCCTCCACCAGGTGGGTAGAGGGGAAGGCAGGCAGCCCAATGGGAATAGCCAGTGGTACTCATGTACCCTGGGGACCAGAGTATCCCTCTGGTGTGTctgggagctggggcagcccaGAAGGGCTGGCACCTGCTGGGTGCAGCATCTGTCTTCCCTGTACTTTGGGCATGCTGGATGCAAACATGAACTGATGCgcagtttgtgttttattttgttttctctgctacAAATGCAGCAAAGCCTGAGGAGTTCCCACGGAAACCCCTGGGCCTGGAGCTCTCCCTCAACCCAGTAGCTGTGAAGGGCAACATAGCAGCCAACGGCCAGAATGGCCGGCTGGGCGAGCATCCCCCGGACAGGGAGCCCCATCCCCACAGAGATCCCAGGGTCCTGGGAGGAACGGCAGAGGTGAGGACTCCCACCCTTCAGGGCAGTGAAGCAGCTGAAACAATGGACAGCCACCTTCATCCTCCTGGTGGGGGACCACCAGGAGAGGAGGGTCGGATGGAGCCCaccagggacaggcagctgccATCACTTCTGAAGACAAGTGAGATGCAGGCCCATCATCACCTCATGCCCACAGCCCTGCACCCGGAACAACCTTTTCTCGCTACCAGCTGCATCATGGTGGACCACAAGTCAGTCTCCCTCACCGCCCCAGGCAAGCACGACTCCCCAGACTCCTATCTCCAAAACACTCTGAGTCCTCCCGATTCGAGCACTGCTGAGCTTTCTGCCACAGAGCATGAGGTATGGCAGCCAAATCCTACTGCCCTGCCGGCAGGAGAACAAGAATCTTCCCTCTGCAAAAAGAAAGCGCTCGATGCACTCCCTCATCCTCAGCCGGGCAGCTTGCAGCTGCTCTCCAGCGTGTCGCAGCACGACAGCTCCCCCAAGAGTGAGCGTGGAGAGAAGACAGCCAGGAAGCACTGCAGAGCAGTGCTGCCTGACAAAACGGACTTGAAGTGCTTGGCATCCAAAGCTGCATCCATGGGGGAGCTCGCCAGCCTGCAGCAAAGTgagccagggagcaccagcggCAAAGCACACTGGCCAGAGGGCTTGGGTGTGCTGCCCACGCATGGGCTGGCAGGTGGCAGTGTGCCTGTCTTATCTGGCAGTGAGCCGgaggcagtggggctgggcaAGGAGTGCCCTTTCCAGTGGGTGCCATCCCCTGTGGTGGAGGGGAACAGCCCCTACACCATTATCAAAACCACCACTCCCCTCCACCTGGCCCACACGACAGAGCAGGACTTCTCAAACAGAAAGCAGGTGGCATTCCCTCTGCCAGAGACGGGATATCCCCTATCTGCCACCTCTGTGCCAACACCTCTTGCACTGGACCCAGAGGAGGTAGATGCCAAAAAACACCTCCAGAAACCATTAAATGCAGTGAAAGCCGCATGGCCACCCCTGAGCCCCAAACCAAAATTACTGCCACAGGTTGCCAAATCCCGCTCGGagaacagttttctttcagactcTCCTCCCCTTGCAAAGCTGCCCAAATCAGTGACATTTTAGTGGGGATGGAGGGGAGCAAGGCAGAAGAaccaggtgctggagcagcactCTCACCCTGTTTTCAGGACCCCTCcttcagcagggctgtggtggggtGACAGCACAGCAGCCTTTGCCTGTTGGGCTGTGCTTTGGTACGAGCCCCATGCAAGGAGATGGAGCGGTGGCCGCCAGTGCCAGGAGGCACCAGCAAATTGAGTTTGCATCTTTCCTATGGACAAATTggaaagtgttttcatttttttgttcctcACAGCTCCCCAAGCCTCATCACATGTTGGGGGGAGAGGCAGAACTGGTGAATGTGTTGcgtgttttcttctgctcttgcCTGACGTTGGTGCCTGTGGCCATGGAAGCAGGCACAAGGCGTAGGAGTCCGAAATCCTTTCTTTAAAATGCCCAATCAGTGCAGCCAGCAGTGTCATTTTCAAAGGCCTTTGCAGCAGTagatctttatttcttttcccagatCTGTGGTCATAGGTAGCAGCATTTGCAGGCAGGGCCGTGGTGTCCTGGCAGGGTGCAGgcaagctgctgcctcctctatGCAATGCCACAGAGCAGTCCCTGGCtgcacccagctcctgctgcggTGGTGGGTGGTGTCCCAGATAGGAGGCTTAACAGCTGTGCACAAGTCCGGGGGGTAGGAGGGGTGTCTCCCAGGTGGAGGAGCATCAGCAGGGTGGTTCTTTCCCAAGTTCTCAAGGTGACAAGGACAACGATGAAGGTTGAGCCTGGTCTCTTGGGCCGAGTGGCCTTTCCCTTGCAAGTCCAGGGCAGCAAGGGAGCTTGACACCTTTCTCTTGGCTGACCAGGAAAAGAGGCTGCTGGCTTGGGAAGCCTCCTGCCTTCACTAGCAAGCTGCTGGAGGTGTGATTGTGTCTCATCATGGTGCCCAAACTGAAACCCACTTTTACTTTGAGCAAGTTAAGTATGAGTGGAAATGGCATAGGAGTTTGGGAAGCGGAGCAGATCTGATCTCAGCCCTTCTGGTTTAGCCCACCCAGAAATCAACAACCAAGAAAGGAAACCTGGGCACAGGGGTTTGGAAGACAATGCTGTAGAGCACCAAATTGCTACAGCCCACTGCTGAGGAGGTAACTTGATGGGTTCCCACATGCCCACTTGCCCTTCATGCACGAAGTCCTGCTGGCCTGTTCAGCTTCTCCACATCCCAGGCTGTTGCTGCTGCACAGCCCAAACCATTGGCCAGATGTTTGCAGGGACCCA
Above is a window of Caloenas nicobarica isolate bCalNic1 chromosome 5, bCalNic1.hap1, whole genome shotgun sequence DNA encoding:
- the LOC135988831 gene encoding USP6 N-terminal-like protein isoform X1, with amino-acid sequence MKKDIESLIAQEKAEIVAKYEKGRQEGAQIDPWEDADFTLYKVTDRFGFLHEQELPTRTALEEKQKQQEIERVDKWLKMLKKWGKYRNSDKMCRRVYKGIPLQVRGQVWSLLLDVEKMKKENEGKYEQMKEQAKSFSSEIKQIDLDVNRTFRNHIMFRDRYGVKQQALFHVLSAYSVYNTEVSYCQGMSQIAAILLMYLNEEDAFWALAQLLTNQRHAMHGFFIPGFPKLQRFQAHHEQILSKLFPKLKKHMDKEQMTTGIYTTKWFLQCFIDRTPFTLTLRLWDIYILEGERVLTAMAYTILKLHKKRLLKMALEDLREFLQEKIAASLQYEDDAVIEQLQMSMTELHKMKFDLPPPAKPEEFPRKPLGLELSLNPVAVKGNIAANGQNGRLGEHPPDREPHPHRDPRVLGGTAEVRTPTLQGSEAAETMDSHLHPPGGGPPGEEGRMEPTRDRQLPSLLKTSEMQAHHHLMPTALHPEQPFLATSCIMVDHKSVSLTAPGKHDSPDSYLQNTLSPPDSSTAELSATEHEVWQPNPTALPAGEQESSLCKKKALDALPHPQPGSLQLLSSVSQHDSSPKSERGEKTARKHCRAVLPDKTDLKCLASKAASMGELASLQQSEPGSTSGKAHWPEGLGVLPTHGLAGGSVPVLSGSEPEAVGLGKECPFQWVPSPVVEGNSPYTIIKTTTPLHLAHTTEQDFSNRKQVAFPLPETGYPLSATSVPTPLALDPEEVDAKKHLQKPLNAVKAAWPPLSPKPKLLPQVAKSRSENSFLSDSPPLAKLPKSVTF